In the genome of Yersinia enterocolitica, the window GCAGCCCTTTTTCTTGGATTGGACTCAGACGAGGAAATTTAAAACTCAAGCGTTGTACTGTGAGGGTTTCACCTTTGTTATTCACTACCTGTTTATCAATGGCCCGGATAAACTGCAGGTCCAGCTTAAAAACACCAAAACCACATAAATCCACTGAGGCATCTCGTAATATACCGCATTCCTGAAGGGGGAACTCACTGCCTTTCACTGCATACAGACCCATGCCCCCCAGGGAAATATCCCCTAATGTGTACGAGAAATTACTGCCATCAGTAAATTTCCCAGAACAATAATAAGGGGGCCATTGAGGAATGTTTACACGAAAATATTCCCGCCGTTGGATAAAATAAAGCTGCTCAGGAATAGCCGAGCTAAAGGCAGGTAGTGATAAATATTTTATTTCTTTCAGTGAATTACAAGTAAATTCAATTTTTGCGCCCGTAGGTTCTGCAATAATAGTCAATTGATTAGCAGCAAGGGCCAGACGGTTCTCGTGTTCTACACTACCAAAATCAAAAATAAACTGATTCGTCTCAGGTACCACATCCAGAATACGGCTGATAAATTGTCCGCGCGCATGCATAACCATCACTGCGGTATCGTTCTTCTTTAAATCTCGAAGAATTGCACAGATCGCTAATTTATTCGTTTTGACAAAATTTTCTTTAGACGTTTCGCTCACCTGCCATTCCCCATCTTTAATTTATTGCTCTGGCTACCCAGATTATTTTAATGAGCATATAAGTATCAGTATGGTTATCGGCAGATGCTTGAATTACTTTAATTATTTTTATAAAAAAACCGAAAGTTTAATTTCCACCCCAGGATTTCAAGATATAAGAAACCCGCATAGGCTTTGAATACGCTGTTGGACTGAACCAGACCAATATCCTTTACAACTAATCTTAAACGGAGAGCACTAGAGAGAGAACGTGGCAATTGATAAAAATTTGTGATCCAGGCAGCATTAAATCATCAGTCTGACTTGTACATTATTAACGCTCAAATTAGACATTTGAGTCATTTTTTATACCAATGAAATTTTAATAATTAATTATCAATGAATTACAAAAATATTCATGATACAAGCCGCCCTCTGAATAGGTATAAAAATGGTATATAAAAATCTGGTAACAAATATTCGAAAATTAATAAATCATCAGGATATTTCGCTGGGTGATTGCTTACCATCAGAAATTCAGTTAGCAGAGCGTTTTGGTGCATCACGAATGACAGTCAGAAAAGCACTGGATGTCTTAATTCAAGATGGTTTACTGGAACGGCAACAAGGGCGAGGGACATTTATTATCGGGAAAGATCTTAAACATGATAATAATCATCTGAACAGTTTCACCGAACAGATGAAAATGCTCGGCAAGACACCACATACTGAAGTTTCTGAGTTCAAAATTATTAGGGCATCGCAAGACATTGCCAGTCAGTTAAACATCAATCAAGACGATAAAATATATTATATCAAACGATTACGTTATGCTGACAAACAGATTATTCAGATAGAAGAGAGTTATCTGCCAGTCTCTCTGATGCCGGATTTAACTTACCATCATCTTGAATCATCTAAATATGACTTTATTGAAAAACATGCTAATTATCAGATTGAAGGTTGCCGGCAGACATTTTTACCTATTGTCGCCAGTCAGGAGTTTGCCCTGCAACTCCATTGCGATCCACGTACCCTGCTGCTGCAATTACTCGCCGTATCCAATGGAACTGACGGAGTCGTGGTAGATTTTTCGGTGATAACCTTTAATCCGGTTGATTATAAAGTCAGTTACTATCTCAAGCGCCATCCGCTAGATTAAAGGGTTGATTAGTGCATTAATCCTTTTTATCAGTAGATTAATGCACCAGAAGAAATATCAATAAGCCTAGCCCGGTAATAAACTCCCCAAACCAATAAATAGCCCGGCGATTGTGGCACTCATCAGATTAGATAATGTTGCCGCCAGTAGTGCACGGAATCCTAAGCGCGCAATTTCAGATGATCTTTCGGGTGCAACAGCACTGAAAGCGCCCACCACGACAGCAATTGAGCCAAAGTTGGCAAAACCACACAACGCAAAAGAGATAACTGCAATCGTTTTTACATCTAATGTCGCTATGGTTTCTTTCAGATAAGGAGAGAAACTCAAATAGGCTACGAACTCATTAATGGCTAATTTCTGGCCGATAAAACCACCCGCCAGTGAAGCATGTTCCCAAGATACGCCCATAATATAAGCCAGAGGCGAGAACACATAGCCAAGGATACTTTCCAGACTGAGCTGTTCGAAACCAAAGATGCCGCCAATTCCGCCAATAATGCCGTTAATTAACGCAATCAATGCAACAAATGCCATCACGACGGTGGCAACCCCGACCGCAATTTTCAATCCCAGCATCGCGCCACTGGCTGCCGCTTCAATAATACTGGCAGGGCGTTTGTCACTGAATGTCATCTCGTTGAATTCAACTTTTGACTCTTCTGTCGCCGGGCTGATAATACGCGCAAATAATATCCCGCCAGGGATAGCCATTAACGAAGCAGCCAATAAATATTCAATCGGGACCCCAAGCCCGGCATAGCCCACCAACATAGAACCTGCAATGGACGCCATACCGCTACAGATGACGGTAAACAGTTCATTGCTGTTCATCTTATTAATAAAGGGTTTAACTACCGCTGGGATCTCATTCTGACCAAGGAAGATAGTGGTGACAGCGGCAAATGACTCTACTTTACTGATACCGAGTAACTTTTGAAATATAGAACCGAGAATATTAATTAGCCATCCCATAATGCCGAGATAGTAAAGAATAGAAATTAATGAAGTGATGAAAATAATGGCCGGCAGGACATGAAAAGCAAAAACAAAACCGGCGCCATCAAATAACTCATTCATTTTTGGGCTAACTAAACCACCAAAAATAAATGCGCTACCTGCGTCACTATATGAAATAACTCTATTCACTGTATTAGCAATCGAAGAGATAAACCACTTTCCAGCAGGAACATAGAGCATGACTGCACCCAATGTTATTTGCAATAATAATGCAGCCCCGACGGTCCGTAATCTTATCTTTCTTTTATTTACTGAAAAAACATAGGCGATAAACAATAAAATGCATATCCCCGCCAAACTACGCAATAAATCCATAACCCCCCCGAAGTACCTCGAAGTTCCTATATAGATAGCTCATGCTCGAAAAGGTGCCCCTCGGACAACAAATGTGTCAGGGCACCTCAAAGATATGAGCAAGTATTTTGTAATAAGGACAATATTTAAAGCGTGTTACCGTTCTTTATTAAATAATGCTCTGATAGGAGCAGGCAATTTTGGCAGCTAACTGCGCATTATTAAATACCAACTGTATGTTAGCGTTTAAACTGTCACCACCGGTTAATTCAGCTACTCTGGCCAACAGGAATGGCGTACTTTCTTTACCAATAACCCCCTGCTCTTCTGATTCTTTTACTGCCTGATCAATGGCAGCATTGATCATCTCTTCGGGTAAAGCATATTGTGGTGGGATGGGGTTGGCAACAACCATTCCTCCACGCAGGCCGATACTCCATTTGGCATTCATTGCTGCCGCAATTTGCTCAGCACTGTCTAAGGTAATACTGACCTCAAACGGGCTGGTCCGACAGAAAAAAGCGGGCAGTGACCGAGTCTGATAACCAATAACCGGCACCCCATTAGTTTCCAGATATTCCATGGTTAGACCTAAGTCCAAAATAGATTTAGCGCCGGCGCAAACCACCGTCACATTAGTTTTCGCCAACTCCTGTAAATCGGCGGAAATATCAAATGTGGTGGCCGCACCACGGTGTACACCACCAATACCGCCGGTCGCAAAAACCTTAATCTTCGCCATTTGTGCAATAATCATGGTGGAAGCCACTGTTGTAGCACCATGTTGTCCATTTGCTATCACAAAAGGCAAATCACGACGGCTGACTTTCATAATGCTATGGCCTTCCTTGCCCAGCAATTCTATTTCGTCACGGGATAGGCCCGCTTTCATCCGGCCGTTTATAACGGCAATAGTGGCAGGCACAGCGCCATTCTCACGAATTTTCTGCTCTACCAGTAACGCTGTTTCTACATTTTGTGGGTAAGGCATCCCATGAGAAATAATGGTAGATTCTAATGCGACGACGGCTTTATTTTGCGCCAAAGCCTGTGCAACCTCTGGTGATATATCTAAATAAGATTGTGCCATTGCGTTATTTGTCATGGTTGTAATTCCAATAGTTTTTTAACACTGCCATTTGACAGATTGGGGTTATTAGTCAGTTCCGAAGAGAGCGTTAATGCTGAGCACCCTTGAGCAAAACGGATACTCTCAGCAAATTCCATGTCATCCAGCCAGCAACTTGCTAAACCAGACATCATCGCGTCTCCGGCCCCGGTAACATTCACAATGTTGATATTCAGTGGCAATGACCAGCCAACCTGTCCATCAATTTCACTGAAATAAACCCCCTCTTTTCCCATACTTAATGCCAGGCGCTGGACGCCTTGTTGGTGAAACCAGTGCGCCACCACCGGAATATCATCGTGGCTGTTAATTTTCATGCCACTGAGTATCTCTGCTTCCAGACGATTAGGTTTCAGCGTGTGAATATGGGATAACCAGTTTTTAATTCTGGGTGCTTTGAATGCTGAAACCGTATCGACGAATACAGGAACATTACCGGCATTGGTAAATATCCATGAGAGGGCTTCTTCGGTTAAATTACAGTCGACGACTAATATTCCCGCGTGTTGAATTATCTCTTTGGTGGTTGCTAATAATGACGGCGTTAGTTTTTCTAATATGCGCATATCATTAATCGCCACCAACATTTCGCCACCATCATCGAGTAACGAAACATAAGTAGAGGTATTTTCACCGTGCAAACTGTGGCAATTACTGACATTGACACCGGCGCGTTTAGCCTCATCAATCAGGGTCGCACCATAAAAATCATCTCCCACCACCGAGATGAGATGGCACTCTTTGCCTAATAGCGCAATATTTTCAGCAATATTTCGCCCAACACCGCCTGGGGTGCATTTTATTTTCCCTGGGTTGGAATCTTCATAAATGAGCTTACTGGCTGCATAACCACAAACATCCATATTTACCGAGCCAACCACCACCACATAACTGTGCTCAGATAATATATATCCCTTTCCTTTGATATAACCTTTTTGCATTAGATTCATAATGTGACCCGCCACCCCCGAGCGACTAATGCCTAGAATATCGGCAATTTCTTGCTGGGGGATCAATGGATCTCGTCTCAGAAGCTGCAATATTTGTTTTTCTCGGCTGGTCATAATGAACACTTGTTTGTTTTTAAACATGTGCTTGTTTTATTATTTTGACTAAATAGAGTAAAGCGTATTTTATTACTCTATTTCAAAGTTGAGAGAACGATCGTAAGCGTGTTTTCAAGCAGTTACAGCACATTTTCTGTGAGGTAACTCAAGTTCTTCCGATAGGAAAATAAGTTTTAAATAGTAATATTCTGACAGGAAGGATATTCCACTAAAAATAAAGATAGATAATCAAGAGGATAACAATACACGCAGAAGCAACCCAACAAGTGTTTGGTTGTCTATTTTTGGGTAGGTAAATTGATGAATAGCCATAAACGCGTTACATCGAATAATGATCTATTTCACACTTAAAGGCTGATACTTCACAGGGAGATTAACCAGAGAAAAAAATAAAACGACAGCAGCAGCCAGATGTCGTTTTACTGTATATGTTCTATCTGGTAATTAGCTACGCACTAAATCGTCGCCATAGCCAATCCACTTATAGGTTGTCAATGCATCCAACCCCATCGGGCCACGGGCATGAAGTTTTTGCGTACTTACTGCCACTTCAGCGCCTAAACCAAACTGGCCGCCATCGGTGAAACGGGTGCTGGCATTGACATAAACTGCCGATGAATCCACCGCCCGGACAAAATGTTCCGCGCTACTGAGTGAGCGGGTCAGAATAGCATCAGAATGGCTGGTGCCATGCTCGCGAATATGGTCAATAGCAGCATTGATATTAGCCACAATCTCCACATTCAAATCCAGAGATAACCATTCATCGTCATAATCAGCAGCTTCAACAGCCACTACCTTGGCCTTACCTTCGGTCAGATACGGCAGCGCCTGCGGGCTGGCATGCAGTGTCACGCCAAAGGCATGCATTCGGGTACTGAGTACAGGCAGGAAGCGCTCTGCAATAGCTTGATGAACCAGCAAGGTTTCCAATGAGTTACACGCACTTGGCCGCTGAACTTTGGCGTTTTCAATCACTAATAACGCTTTCTCAAAATCAGCACTTTCATCCACAAAGGTATGACAAACCCCAATACCACCGGTAATCACCGGAATGGTTGATTGCTCACGGCACAGTTTATGTAAACCAGCCCCACCCCGTGGAATCAACATATCGACATAGCGATCCATACGCAGTAACTGATTTACCAATTCCCGATCAGGGCTTTCAATCGCCTGCACTGCCGCCGCGGGTAAGCCGCACTGTTCCAGTGCCTGCTGGATAACCTTCACGGTTGCCTGATTAGTGTGATGAGTCTCTTTGCCACCCCGCAAAATCACGGCATTGCCGGTTTTCAAGCAGAGGCTGGCGACATCAATCGTAACGTTAGGACGCGCTTCATAAATGACACCAATCACCCCCAGAGGCACACGGCGGCGTTCCAGCTTTAAGCCACTGTCAAGTAGGCTGCCATCAATAACGCGGCCCACAGGGTCATTCAGGCGGCATACCTGACGCACATCATTAGCAATAGCCGCTAAGCGTGCCGGGGTCAATAACAGCCGATCGAGCAGCGCCTCACTCATGCCCGTATCACGTGCAGCCTGCATATCTTGCTCGTTGGCATGCAAAATAGCCTGACTTTCAGATTCCAACAGGTTAGCTATTACTGCCAGCGCCTGATTTTTCTTTGCCGTGCTCAACATTGCCAACTGCCAGGAAGCCTGTTTGGCGGCTTTCCCCATCTGTTCCAGCATGCTCATGCTCGCTCCTTAGCTAACAATCATATCGTCACGATGAACCGCCACCGGGCCATATTCGTACCCGAGGATTTCACTGATTTGTTGCGAGTGATGCCCCGCTAACATGCGCAGCGCATCGCTGTTATAGCGTGATACACCGTGGGCCAAATCCCGCCCGCCAAGATTGCGGATACGGATCACTTCACCACGGGAGAAATCCCCTTGAACACTGCGAATACCTTTGGGCAGCAGCGAACTGCCGCGCTCCATAATAGCGGCTACAGCCCCATCATCGACCGTAATTTCACCCGCTGGCGGTGCACCAAAAATCCAGCGTTTACGGTTTTCCAACGGGGTTTCCAGTGCATGGAAGCGAGTACCAACCGGCGTGCCATCAATCACATTCGCAATAACACCGGACTGACTGCCCGCGGCAATAATCACATCAATACCAGCGCGGCAGGCAACATCTGCTGCTTGCAGTTTAGTGGCCATACCACCAGTGCCAAGGCCTGAGACACTATCGCCAGCAACTCCGCGCAAAGCATCATCGATACCATGCACTTCGCGAATAAGCTCAGCTTCAGGATTGTTACGCGGATCAGCCGTGTATAACCCCGCCTGATCGGTCAGTAACAGTAGCTTATCGGCACCGGCAAGAATGGCTGCCAGTGCCGAGAGATTATCGTTATCGCCTACTTTGATTTCAGCGGTGGCGACAGCATCATTCTCATTGATTACCGGCACGATGCGGTTATCCAGCAAGGCATTCATGGTGTCACGGGCATTGAGAAAACGCTCTCTGTCTTCCAAATCAGCACGGGTCAGTAACATCTGACCGATATGGATGCCATAGATGGAAAACAGCTGTTCCCAGAGCTGGATTAGCCGGCTTTGCCCGACTGCGGCTAACAGTTGCTTTGAGGCAATAGTGGCAGGCAATTCTGGATAACCCAAGTGTTCACGCCCGGCGGCAATCGCCCCGGAGGTGACAATAACAATACGATGACCTTTTGCGTGTTGCTGGGCACATTGGCGCACCAGTTCAACAATATGGGCACGGTTAAGACGACGGGAACCGCCGGTCAGAACACTCGTCCCCAATTTCACAACCAATGTCTGGCTGCCACTCATAATTTTTCTGCCATTGGGATGAATTAAAGAAACAATATATACCCAAAGTAATTGGAGTTGCAGTATGGCTGCCAGCGAACTCATCCCGATGAGCTTATTCATGTAAGAACAAATGTGACTCGGGTGAATGAACGTCGCTAACAACCCTGCGGCTCTATGTACGAAGGGGATGGGTCTTTGTAGCAGGCGGGAGGCATAATGCCAACAGTCAGAATGAGAAATTCCCCCTTTTATTGTGCTAAAGGGGGAATATTCTATTTAATTAGGCATTAACAAACAGACTTCTAAGCGGACAACTTCAGCGGCTGATCGCTAAAATGCTGCGCTGGCTCCAATCTCATTTCAATTGAAGTCAACATCTCAGCAAGGCGTTTATGGAAACCACGCAGCGTGGTCTCCAGTTTCTCTTGTATTTCAGGATCTTTAATCTTTTCCGCTTTCCAACTGCCTTCTTTATTAAACAGGCCGAACTGGTAAACGTAGGTAAAATGGTCTTCTGCCGGTTCCAACTCTATCCACCAGCCCCAAAACTCACGTTTCTCGGGGGCAAGCTTCACATTGACGCAAACAGCTAAACAGTCAAAGAAAAAATGGTCACTCTGGCACTGCCCTTCACGCAGATATGGTCCTAAAGCGGCAAAACGTTTCATAAGCTTACTTTTAGGATGAGCACTGGTCGACGTCATTCTTAAATCTCCTTATATAGACGATCCTTTTTAGCAAACTGTTAAAAATTAGCAACTCATTAACGCATTTTATCTTCTAACCACTCACTGGCTTGCAATAATGCACGGTGGAAATTGTCGTACAGCGGCGTTGATGATATAGGTAATAGCTTGCCATCCGCCGAGGAAGAACAGATTAACTTCGCCTCTTCTTTCGGGCTGAATGGATCATTTTCCCAGTAGCCCGCCAACATAGGTGTTTGGCAACGCCGCCCCAGCAACCCCTGTGTTTTCAGCGAATAGCGGTTCATTTCTGTTCTAAGCGTTTCATCTGCCGCATCAGCCATTCCCAATCGGCTGGCCATAACATCCATATACATATCTGGCACCTGGCGCTGGCTGTCAGCGTTACACAGAAGATAATGCACAATCGGCCCAAGGCATGCCACAGCACGCACCCGCTGCGGCTCTAAATACCCCAGGCGCACCGCTACGTTGGCACCGAAACGGAAACCGAAAACACTGACTCGCTGATGATCAACCCAAGGGATATCCGGCAATGCCTGCAATACTTGCTGATGCAGATAACTGGTGTCCTGCGTTAACTTCCAACGCGACGAAGCCCCCACCGATGGCATGTCCACCGTCAACATGGCTATCCCTTTCGGGGCCAGATAGTCACGGAACAGGCGATGATAGTCACTTTGCAATGTATCCAACCCACCACACATCAATACCGTTGGGAATGGCGCACTGCCAACAGTCGGCATATGCAGGAACCCCGCCAGCGTACCGCCATCTGAAATCGCGAAATTAAGCTCTTTCAGGTTATACGGCAGGTGTTCAGCGGCGGCTTCATAGGCGCGGTTTGATAACACCTCGACTTGCTCGGCCAGCTCATCACCTTTCAGATGTGGGTAACCCGCAATGCTGTATAAATTGGCCGCATTTAACCAGTATTGACCAGCATTCATCGGGTCGCTCTCTTCCATGGCTTTTTGCTGCCACAGCATCCCCTGATGAGCCCACTCATAAATCCAGTTACCATTGCGATAGCCCACCACGGTATCTAGCAGTTCGTTATCGCTGTGTTCTGCCTTTGAACAGGCAATGCGTGACAACACTTCTTCTATTTCAAGGGGGTCAACACCGCGCCAGGTCCATATCAAACGGTTGATCATCCGATACCAATGGCTGGTGGTATCACCATCCAAGGCAGAATGTACCGTCATAGGATGGTTGCAGTGAGCATGCCGCACGAGAGTTGAAGTTTCAGGATGTTTGAACTTTGGTTTAAACAGAATTTCAGAGAGGTTGGCTTGTGCCATGGTAACGATAGCCTCCATAAGCCGTGATTCAGGCCCGATAAGGGCTGGTCAGATGGGGTCAAGTGTACTCATACTGCGGAGAAAATGAAACGCCCGGAGCTGACCAGGCGTTTAAAGCCAACTAAATTACTTACCGCTTAAAGGAGCAACAAAGGTTACAGCCATATCCCACGGCTGCTCAATCCAGGTGCCCTGAGGAATATCAACCACATAATCATCAACTAATGGGCGACCAGCAGGTTTGGCGAAAATAGTAACAAAGTGTGCCTTCGGATACATCTCACGGATAGCTTTCGCAGTGCCGCCAGTATCAACCAAATCATCAATCACAATAAAGCCTTCGCCGTCACCTTCAGCACGTTTCAGGACTTTAAGCTCGCCTTGGTTATCATGGTTATAACTGGCGATGCAAACGGTGTCGACATAACGAATACCCAGCTCACGCGCCAGAATACCCGCTGGCACCAAACCACCACGGCTTACCGCAATAATCCCTTTCCATTGATCGGCTGGCAGTAAACGCTGTGCCAGTTTGCGGGCGTGAATTTGCAACATATCCCAGGTAACGACGTATTTTTCGCTCATAAAGTGTAATCCCAGCCAGTAAAGGAGTGGCTTGCCATGTATCAGAAGGGGAAAAAAGGTTGCGCGAGATTATAGTGAGCCAGCCGGATAAAAACCAGCAATTATCGGGTTAATTAATCGGGTCTAATGCGGTAATTGTGCGGCGAAACGCGCGTAATGCCGATGAAAGTGATATTCTCAAACCATCTCGCCATTCCGATGGCGGTTTGTCACTACCCTTAAAATCTTTAGTCATCAACCCGATAGCATCTCTGACATCTTCATCCTGAGGTTGCCGATATGAGCATGCTGTTACAGGAGACTTACAGTGTCTGAACTGTCTCAACTTTCGCCTCAGCCGTTGTGGGATATTTTCGCAAAAATCTGCTCAATCCCCCATCCGTCTTACCATGAAGAAGCGCTGGCGCAGCACATTATGACGTGGGCCAAAGAAAAAGGTCTGCACGCTGAGCGTGACAAGGTCGGTAATATCTTGCTGCGTAAGCCTGCTACCAAAGGGATGGAGAACCGTAAGCCAGTTGCGCTGCAAGCTCATCTGGATATGGTTCCGCAGAAGAATAATGATACGGTACATGACTTTACCAAAGATCCTATCCAACCATATATCGACGGTGAATGGGTTAAAGCCCGTGGCACCACATTGGGTGCGGATAACGGCATTGGTATGGCTTCTGCGCTGGCCGTATTGTCTGATGACAGCGTTGAACATGGCCCACTGGAAGTGTTACTGACCATGACCGAAGAAGCCGGTATGGATGGTGCCTTCGGCCTGCAACCTAATTGGTTGAAAGCCGATATTCTGATTAATACCGATTCTGAACAGGAAGGTGAAATCTATATGGGTTGCGCTGGTGGTATTGATTTTATCACCACTCTGGCCCTGAAGCGCGAAGCCGTTCCTGCTGGGTTCCAAACCCTGAAACTGACCTTAAAAGGCCTTAAAGGTGGTCACTCCGGTGCGGATATCCATTTAGGTTTAGGCAATGCCAACAAGCTGCTGGCCCGCTTCCTGTTTGAACACGCAAAAGATCTGGATCTGCGCGTATTGGATCTCAATGGCGGTACATTGCGTAACGCTATCCCGCGTGAGGGTTCGGTGATCCTGGCAGTTAGTGCAGATAAAGTCGATCAATTGAAAAGCCTTAGTCAGGCGTATCTGGCAACGTTGAAAAACGAGCTGGCGGCGGTGGAAAAAAATCTGGCACTCCTGCTCGAACCGGTATCCACTGAGACAAAAGCGCTGACTAAAGACACACAGCAGCGTTTAGTGGCACTGCTGAATGCCACGCCAAACGGTGTAATTCGCATGAGTGATGCCGTTAAAGGCGTGGTTGAGACCTCACTGAATGTCGGTGTGGTTACCATGAATGAGAACGAAGCAGAAATCATCTGTCTGATTCGTTCCCTGATCGACAGCGGCAAAGATTACGTGGTGAGCATGCTGACGGCAATTGGTCAGTTGGCTGGTGCACAAACGCTACCGAAAGGCGGTTACCCTGGCTGGCAGCCGGACCCAACCTCTCCTGTCATGGCATTGGTGCGGGAAACATACCAAAAACTGTTCAACAAAACACCGAACATCATGGTTATCCACGCGGGTCTGGAGTGTGGTTTATTCAAAAAACCTTACCCGGATATGGATATGGTGTCGATTGGGCCAACCATGACCGGC includes:
- a CDS encoding beta-Ala-His dipeptidase (catalyzes the hydrolysis of Xaa-His dipeptides); this encodes MSELSQLSPQPLWDIFAKICSIPHPSYHEEALAQHIMTWAKEKGLHAERDKVGNILLRKPATKGMENRKPVALQAHLDMVPQKNNDTVHDFTKDPIQPYIDGEWVKARGTTLGADNGIGMASALAVLSDDSVEHGPLEVLLTMTEEAGMDGAFGLQPNWLKADILINTDSEQEGEIYMGCAGGIDFITTLALKREAVPAGFQTLKLTLKGLKGGHSGADIHLGLGNANKLLARFLFEHAKDLDLRVLDLNGGTLRNAIPREGSVILAVSADKVDQLKSLSQAYLATLKNELAAVEKNLALLLEPVSTETKALTKDTQQRLVALLNATPNGVIRMSDAVKGVVETSLNVGVVTMNENEAEIICLIRSLIDSGKDYVVSMLTAIGQLAGAQTLPKGGYPGWQPDPTSPVMALVRETYQKLFNKTPNIMVIHAGLECGLFKKPYPDMDMVSIGPTMTGPHSPDEQVHIESVGQYWQLLTALLKAIPERA